The genome window ttataataaaattatgttttaaaaattttcatattttctttttaatattagtaCACTTCTGTCGGATCTTTATTcagaagacgaaaaaaaagcaagaaACAAATTGCTAATAGTCTTAATGAAGAATGCACAGGAAAATTTCCAGATTATTATCCAGAATATTATGATGAGAAATTTAATAACGACCAACTGCATGTATCATATCGTACTCGGTGAGATATGTTGCACTAATGCTTCACATAATATCAGTAGACTTAAAAATGAACCGTGGAAATAACTAGCACTATTCATTCTATAAccatgtataataaaatgaaatataatataatatcactatgaaatacaaattattaaaaaaaaacattattatgtttttatttcttatgtatatgtattatatatattttttatttaaatgtgcATCTTCATCAGGTTTTTAAGTctttcttt of Plasmodium vivax scf_7127 genomic scaffold, whole genome shotgun sequence contains these proteins:
- a CDS encoding hypothetical protein (encoded by transcript PVX_102645A) produces the protein MVPSVEENTATNGDMTTDKNIADGLSTIKVAISNTLESYTSVGSLFRRRKKSKKQIANSLNEECTGKFPDYYPEYYDEKFNNDQLHVSYRTR